One Alicyclobacillus acidoterrestris DNA window includes the following coding sequences:
- a CDS encoding TetR/AcrR family transcriptional regulator C-terminal domain-containing protein, with product MLQLISDRISADIESPDVGLTWQEQIRQYAENYRKALLSYRDAVQIFTDTMPFTFNRLRQIEGVYRVFVNAGFSYEETTLIGTLFNNYVIGFVKEEVRFKNSTQGQETEEIIAGVRNTFKNLPATEFPTLIQLADYATVVDMDRQFDFGLDILIKGLNTILDSHA from the coding sequence TTGTTACAATTAATTTCGGACAGGATAAGTGCAGACATTGAAAGTCCTGATGTAGGTCTAACCTGGCAAGAGCAAATCAGACAGTATGCCGAGAATTATCGTAAGGCACTCCTTTCGTACAGAGATGCAGTTCAAATTTTCACGGATACAATGCCATTTACATTTAACCGCCTTCGTCAAATCGAAGGCGTATACCGTGTGTTCGTTAATGCTGGCTTCTCCTATGAAGAGACGACGCTCATCGGTACACTTTTCAATAATTACGTAATAGGGTTTGTAAAGGAAGAGGTACGTTTCAAGAACTCAACGCAGGGTCAGGAAACAGAGGAGATCATTGCAGGCGTTCGCAATACTTTTAAGAACCTACCTGCCACGGAGTTTCCGACCCTTATTCAATTAGCCGACTATGCAACTGTTGTTGACATGGACAGACAGTTTGATTTTGGACTTGACATCCTTATAAAAGGCTTGAACACTATACTGGATTCTCATGCCTAA
- a CDS encoding IS3 family transposase, protein MVAQLVKEGFRVPVIAKALELNRTYCYSLLKEPVKKAKKAVIDKDALLKQRIRHLCERFPRYGYRRIKVMLRRQYSMQVNHKRVHRLMREMGLLVKSPQREASRKKRSGKIPVSQSNEHFQCDMTKIWCGKDGWGYLFAVIDAYDREIVGYSFSRYCRTEELLQAVDNAFNYRFPSGVLGANLTLRTDNGCQMTSRRFVQAMKDCQVKHERTGYNNPDADGYIERFFRSLKEEEVWMQEYDNFAEAKIAIKTYIEFYNKERPHSALGYRTPQEFRKWKESKEAA, encoded by the coding sequence TTGGTTGCTCAGCTCGTCAAGGAAGGGTTTCGGGTCCCAGTGATTGCGAAAGCATTGGAGCTGAATCGAACTTATTGTTATAGCTTGTTAAAGGAGCCTGTGAAGAAGGCGAAAAAAGCGGTTATAGATAAAGACGCCCTATTGAAACAGCGGATTCGCCATCTATGCGAGAGGTTCCCACGATATGGATACCGTAGAATCAAGGTCATGTTGCGTCGTCAATACAGCATGCAGGTAAACCACAAACGAGTACACCGGCTCATGCGGGAAATGGGATTGTTGGTCAAATCCCCACAGCGAGAAGCTTCCCGAAAGAAGCGGTCTGGAAAGATTCCGGTGAGTCAGTCAAACGAACACTTCCAGTGCGATATGACAAAAATTTGGTGTGGTAAGGATGGCTGGGGATATCTATTCGCGGTAATCGATGCGTACGACCGTGAAATTGTGGGGTATTCGTTTTCGCGCTATTGCCGGACAGAGGAATTGCTGCAGGCTGTGGATAACGCATTCAACTACCGATTCCCGAGCGGAGTACTAGGCGCAAACTTAACGCTCAGAACTGACAACGGATGCCAAATGACAAGTCGACGATTCGTACAAGCCATGAAGGACTGCCAGGTGAAACATGAACGGACAGGTTATAACAACCCGGACGCAGATGGCTATATCGAACGTTTCTTCCGTTCGTTGAAGGAGGAAGAAGTTTGGATGCAGGAATACGACAACTTCGCGGAAGCCAAGATCGCAATCAAAACGTATATTGAGTTCTACAACAAAGAGCGCCCGCACTCAGCGTTGGGCTATCGTACACCGCAGGAATTCAGAAAATGGAAGGAATCAAAAGAGGCAGCGTAG
- a CDS encoding TetR family transcriptional regulator: protein MSRKRRILNKHPVLAYNSPTVEEGLNREKIVNAALEILNEEGLKSVTTRRIAERLGVNSGSLRIEPRPVKTDVHNFLR, encoded by the coding sequence ATGTCCAGAAAGAGACGAATCTTAAATAAACACCCGGTTCTTGCCTACAACAGTCCTACTGTGGAAGAGGGTCTGAATCGAGAGAAGATCGTAAATGCGGCTTTAGAGATTCTCAATGAGGAAGGCTTAAAGAGTGTGACTACCCGTCGCATTGCTGAACGGCTTGGCGTAAATTCGGGGTCACTTCGTATTGAACCCCGTCCTGTCAAGACAGATGTGCATAATTTTTTGAGATAA
- a CDS encoding WYL domain-containing protein, whose translation MSVASALSLMIQFGSFTTERTIYRDIDALSAVGVPIVADAGAGGGFQLAEEFECSVEALTRSMSDTELELLFMNLSSRGLRDLAGELPLRTIFLKLLHTLPPDKQTKARWIQNSIHLDPTPWHAESGSPEFIRMAKQAIATQCVVEFVYKSAQGVTSSWRVQPYGLVSKAGLWFLVATDGQNMRAFRIARMRDFWLTTESFVRSGAFNLQAFWSEWVEQYHGDQVSEASGS comes from the coding sequence ATGAGCGTTGCCAGTGCGCTGTCGTTGATGATCCAGTTCGGATCGTTCACAACTGAACGAACCATCTATCGCGACATCGACGCACTGAGCGCCGTCGGTGTGCCCATCGTCGCAGACGCAGGTGCCGGTGGTGGTTTTCAACTGGCCGAGGAATTTGAATGCAGCGTGGAGGCGCTGACTCGCTCGATGAGCGACACGGAACTTGAGTTGTTGTTCATGAATCTGTCCAGCAGGGGATTGCGCGACCTTGCAGGTGAGCTGCCTCTGCGTACCATTTTTCTAAAATTGTTGCACACACTACCGCCGGACAAACAGACGAAGGCCAGGTGGATTCAGAACAGTATTCACCTCGACCCCACCCCTTGGCATGCGGAATCCGGAAGTCCTGAATTCATCCGGATGGCGAAGCAGGCGATTGCCACGCAGTGCGTCGTTGAGTTTGTCTACAAGTCCGCGCAGGGAGTGACGTCGTCTTGGCGTGTTCAACCGTATGGCCTCGTGTCAAAAGCGGGTTTGTGGTTTCTCGTCGCGACGGACGGACAGAACATGCGCGCGTTTCGAATCGCTCGCATGCGGGATTTTTGGTTGACCACCGAGTCGTTTGTTCGGTCAGGTGCGTTCAATCTGCAGGCATTTTGGTCGGAGTGGGTTGAACAATACCATGGTGATCAAGTTTCTGAAGCCTCTGGCTCCTGA
- a CDS encoding transposase — protein sequence MPGRKWTVDEKMNIVLEGMVPGANISEVCRQHGVAQSLYYKWRDAFLTGGRAGLQSGPSTREQELEKQLQEAMSKIGEQAMEIDVLRKKSNWGRK from the coding sequence ATGCCAGGACGTAAGTGGACTGTGGACGAGAAAATGAACATTGTGTTGGAAGGGATGGTTCCCGGGGCGAATATCAGCGAGGTTTGCCGACAGCATGGTGTGGCCCAAAGTCTGTATTACAAGTGGCGTGACGCATTTCTGACTGGTGGACGAGCAGGGCTTCAGTCAGGTCCTTCTACCCGGGAGCAGGAGTTGGAGAAGCAGTTGCAGGAAGCCATGAGCAAAATTGGCGAGCAGGCTATGGAAATCGATGTGTTGCGAAAAAAATCGAACTGGGGCCGGAAGTAA
- a CDS encoding zinc-dependent alcohol dehydrogenase family protein — MKALVYRGPGKKEWVDSPMPTIEAPTDAVVRITKTTICGTDLHILKGDVPAVVEGRTLGHEGVGVIEEVGSGVHNFKVGDRVLISCVTSCAKCDSCKKGMYSHCEDGGWILGHLIDGTQAEYVRIPYADTSLYPLPDGVDEEALVMLSDILPTGFEVGVLNGKVQPGDTVAIVGAGPVGLAALLTAQFYSPAEIIAVDLDDNRLEVARKFGATKTVNSSKGNPVEAVLELTGGKGVDVAIEAVGIPATFDICQGIVGAGGRIANVGVHGKSVNLHLEKLWIQNITLTTGLVDTNSTPMLLKTVAAGKIEPKLLITHRFPLSEILQAYDVFGNAARENALKVILYQ, encoded by the coding sequence ATGAAAGCACTTGTATATCGCGGCCCCGGAAAAAAGGAATGGGTGGACAGCCCCATGCCGACCATTGAAGCGCCCACAGATGCGGTTGTAAGAATTACGAAGACCACCATTTGCGGTACGGATTTGCACATTTTGAAAGGGGATGTACCCGCAGTCGTCGAGGGGCGGACACTTGGCCATGAAGGGGTCGGCGTGATTGAGGAAGTGGGATCCGGTGTCCACAACTTCAAAGTTGGAGACAGGGTTTTGATATCCTGCGTCACTTCCTGTGCGAAGTGTGACAGCTGCAAGAAAGGCATGTATTCGCACTGCGAGGACGGCGGCTGGATTCTCGGGCATCTCATTGACGGAACGCAAGCCGAATACGTACGCATTCCGTATGCGGACACCAGTCTGTATCCGCTACCGGACGGCGTCGACGAAGAAGCGCTCGTGATGCTGAGTGACATACTCCCCACCGGTTTTGAGGTCGGTGTCCTGAACGGAAAGGTTCAGCCGGGAGACACGGTGGCTATTGTCGGTGCCGGTCCCGTCGGTTTGGCGGCGCTACTGACGGCTCAGTTCTATTCTCCCGCTGAAATTATCGCGGTAGACCTGGATGACAATCGACTAGAAGTTGCGCGGAAGTTTGGTGCCACGAAGACCGTAAATAGTTCCAAAGGCAACCCTGTGGAAGCCGTCCTGGAACTGACTGGCGGTAAGGGTGTGGACGTTGCCATTGAAGCGGTCGGAATCCCAGCCACGTTTGACATCTGCCAAGGCATTGTGGGGGCTGGCGGCCGCATCGCCAACGTGGGCGTACACGGCAAGAGCGTCAATCTGCACCTCGAGAAACTGTGGATTCAAAATATCACCTTAACCACTGGTCTCGTGGACACCAATTCCACACCGATGCTGCTCAAGACCGTGGCCGCTGGTAAGATTGAGCCCAAGCTACTCATTACTCACCGTTTTCCGCTCTCCGAGATCCTACAGGCATATGATGTTTTCGGAAACGCTGCGAGAGAAAATGCGCTGAAGGTCATACTGTACCAGTGA